A window of the Streptomyces formicae genome harbors these coding sequences:
- a CDS encoding DUF3492 domain-containing protein translates to MRIGLLTDGGYPYATGESRLWCDRLVRGLAHHDFDVYALSRSAQQEDHGWITLPPQVRRVRTAPLWAPEDDGRSHGRRERKRFAAHFGEMAAAVCGSGDESGFAAGLYGLAELAREHGGLYAALRSELAVRILESACRAPGARRVVGAATVPDYLAFTDQLERALRPLSLDWYGSDSLGAVDLCHAASGGPAALPGLLAKRFFGVPLLVTEYGVQLRAHYLAAGEGDVASAPVRALLAAFHGLLAAEVYRQAAVITPGNTHARRWQEKCGADPARLRTVYPGMESDRFTAVGEGEVDGDPHTLVWVGRIEPAKDLIALLHAFAEVRREEPDARLRILGAPVQGPDSTTYLAHCRALAAQLFPDEAAGAHAVGDNPVSFEEIGGPEAPELADAYAAGAVVVLSSVVEGFPISLVEAMFCGRATVSTDVGAVVEVIGGTGLVVPPRNPRALADACLALLRDPERRERLGAAARARALELFTVEQNLAAFRGIYLELLSHSHRRAVRDDDADPLPFAIPAEAHVPGHWTGHRTGPTWASTPLAGTAAPGAPDA, encoded by the coding sequence GTGCGGATCGGACTGCTCACGGATGGTGGTTATCCGTATGCGACGGGTGAGTCCAGGCTCTGGTGCGACCGGCTCGTGCGCGGGCTCGCGCACCACGACTTCGACGTCTACGCGCTCAGCCGCAGCGCCCAGCAGGAGGACCACGGCTGGATCACGCTGCCGCCCCAGGTGCGGCGCGTGCGTACGGCGCCGCTCTGGGCGCCGGAGGACGACGGCCGCAGCCATGGGCGGCGCGAACGGAAGCGGTTCGCCGCCCACTTCGGGGAGATGGCCGCGGCGGTCTGCGGCAGCGGGGACGAGAGCGGATTCGCCGCCGGGCTGTACGGGCTCGCCGAGCTGGCCCGGGAGCACGGCGGGCTGTACGCCGCGCTGCGCTCCGAACTCGCCGTGCGCATCCTGGAGTCCGCCTGCCGTGCGCCCGGCGCACGCCGGGTCGTGGGGGCCGCCACCGTGCCCGACTACCTCGCCTTCACCGACCAGCTGGAGCGGGCGCTGCGCCCGCTGTCGCTGGACTGGTACGGGAGCGACTCGCTGGGCGCCGTCGACCTCTGCCACGCCGCGTCGGGCGGGCCGGCCGCGCTGCCCGGGCTGCTGGCCAAACGCTTCTTCGGTGTGCCGCTGCTGGTCACGGAGTACGGGGTGCAACTGCGGGCGCACTACCTCGCGGCCGGCGAGGGCGATGTCGCCAGTGCGCCGGTGCGCGCCCTGCTCGCCGCGTTCCACGGGCTGCTGGCCGCGGAGGTCTACCGGCAGGCGGCCGTCATCACCCCCGGCAACACCCACGCCCGCCGCTGGCAGGAGAAGTGCGGCGCCGACCCGGCCAGGCTGCGGACGGTCTACCCCGGCATGGAGTCCGACCGCTTCACGGCGGTCGGGGAGGGCGAGGTCGACGGGGATCCGCACACGCTCGTCTGGGTCGGGCGGATCGAACCTGCCAAGGACCTGATCGCGCTGCTGCACGCCTTCGCCGAAGTGCGCCGGGAGGAGCCGGACGCCCGGCTGCGGATCCTCGGCGCGCCCGTGCAGGGCCCGGATTCGACCACGTACCTCGCCCACTGCCGGGCGCTCGCCGCGCAGCTCTTCCCCGACGAGGCGGCCGGTGCGCACGCGGTCGGCGACAACCCCGTCTCCTTCGAGGAGATCGGCGGCCCCGAGGCACCGGAACTCGCCGACGCGTACGCCGCGGGCGCGGTGGTCGTCCTGTCGAGCGTCGTCGAGGGCTTCCCCATCAGTCTCGTCGAGGCGATGTTCTGCGGGCGCGCGACCGTCTCCACCGACGTCGGCGCGGTCGTCGAAGTCATCGGCGGCACCGGGCTCGTGGTGCCCCCGCGCAATCCGCGGGCGCTCGCCGACGCCTGCCTCGCGCTGCTGCGCGACCCCGAGCGCCGTGAACGGCTCGGCGCGGCGGCGCGTGCGAGGGCGCTCGAGCTCTTCACCGTCGAGCAGAATCTCGCGGCATTTCGCGGCATTTACCTGGAGCTCCTCTCCCACTCGCACCGCCGCGCGGTCCGCGACGACGACGCCGACCCCCTTCCCTTCGCCATCCCCGCGGAGGCCCACGTCCCGGGCCACTGGACCGGCCACCGCACCGGCCCCACCTGGGCATCCACCCCGCTGGCCGGCACGGCCGCCCCAGGAGCCCCCGATGCCTGA
- a CDS encoding NAD-dependent epimerase/dehydratase family protein, with amino-acid sequence MRVLLLGANGFLGRFVADRLLADPAVHLTALGRGDDADVRFDLAGGSPGALTRFLDAVHPGVVINCAGATRGGARDLTRQNTVAVATVCEALRRSGCDARLVQLGCASEYGPSQPGSSTAEDAVPRPGGPYGVSKLAATELVLGSGLDAVVLRVFSPVGPGTPAGSPLGRLAEAMRRAMQAGDGELKLSGLGVQRDFVDVRDVARAVHAASLSAAQGVVNIGTGRAVRLRDAAAVLARVAGYAGALHELDGPPGRPGHGPIGAPRGPESLTEHLGAAPYPYPDGCGSWQQADVRTARDRLGWRPRINLEESLADIWMEAACRI; translated from the coding sequence ATGAGGGTGCTACTGCTCGGAGCCAACGGTTTCCTCGGCCGCTTCGTCGCCGACCGTCTGCTGGCCGACCCGGCCGTGCACCTCACCGCCCTGGGGCGCGGTGACGACGCGGACGTACGCTTCGACCTCGCCGGCGGCAGCCCGGGTGCCCTGACCCGGTTCCTGGACGCCGTCCATCCCGGGGTCGTCATCAACTGCGCCGGCGCGACCCGCGGCGGCGCCCGCGACCTCACCCGGCAGAACACCGTGGCCGTCGCCACCGTCTGCGAGGCCCTGCGTCGCAGCGGCTGCGACGCCCGCCTCGTCCAGCTCGGCTGCGCCTCCGAGTACGGGCCCTCGCAGCCCGGCTCGTCCACGGCCGAGGACGCGGTGCCCCGCCCCGGCGGGCCGTACGGCGTCTCCAAACTCGCCGCGACCGAGCTGGTGCTCGGCTCCGGACTGGACGCCGTCGTCCTGCGGGTCTTCTCGCCCGTCGGCCCCGGCACCCCCGCCGGATCGCCGCTCGGCCGGCTCGCCGAGGCCATGCGCCGCGCCATGCAGGCCGGCGACGGCGAGCTGAAGCTCAGCGGCCTCGGCGTCCAGCGCGACTTCGTCGACGTACGGGATGTGGCGCGGGCCGTGCACGCCGCATCCCTCTCGGCCGCCCAGGGCGTCGTCAACATCGGCACCGGCCGGGCCGTGCGGCTGCGCGACGCCGCCGCCGTGCTCGCCAGGGTCGCCGGCTACGCGGGCGCGCTGCACGAACTGGACGGGCCCCCCGGCCGCCCCGGCCACGGACCCATCGGCGCCCCCCGCGGACCCGAGTCCCTCACCGAACACCTCGGGGCTGCCCCGTACCCCTACCCGGACGGCTGCGGCAGCTGGCAGCAGGCGGATGTGCGCACCGCCCGCGACCGGCTCGGCTGGCGGCCCCGGATCAACCTGGAGGAGTCCCTCGCGGACATCTGGATGGAGGCGGCGTGTCGCATCTGA
- a CDS encoding spherulation-specific family 4 protein: MSHLTTTGTTLSATGAEKLGFGVPGYAHPLLAPAEWAELTRPGTPLHWAVLNVADGGPGTRPDPHCLEAAGRLANAGIRVLGHLDLAHGTRPFGEIVSDAHHYLDWYRVGGFLLDHCPVERADLAGVRRVTATLEAVLDDGHVVLGHGAHPYPGYAEVADQLVTFSGAWADYRWSQVAEWTADYPPERFVHFVHGVPRMHLDEAMRIARWQGAGTIFFTDRVATRMGQKGAFDSLPGYWDEIVSRIGPGVSE, translated from the coding sequence GTGTCGCATCTGACCACCACAGGAACCACGCTCTCCGCCACCGGCGCCGAGAAGCTCGGCTTCGGTGTCCCCGGCTACGCCCACCCGCTGCTCGCCCCCGCCGAGTGGGCCGAGCTGACCCGCCCGGGCACCCCGCTGCACTGGGCCGTGCTCAACGTCGCGGACGGCGGCCCCGGCACCCGGCCCGACCCGCACTGCCTGGAGGCCGCCGGCAGGCTCGCCAACGCCGGGATCCGGGTGCTGGGCCATCTCGACCTCGCCCACGGCACCCGCCCCTTCGGCGAGATCGTCTCCGACGCCCACCACTACCTCGACTGGTACCGGGTCGGCGGCTTCCTGCTCGACCACTGCCCGGTCGAGCGCGCGGACCTGGCCGGCGTGCGGCGGGTGACCGCCACGCTGGAGGCCGTCCTCGACGACGGCCACGTGGTCCTGGGCCACGGTGCGCACCCGTATCCGGGCTATGCGGAGGTGGCCGACCAACTGGTCACCTTCTCCGGCGCCTGGGCCGACTACCGCTGGTCGCAGGTGGCCGAGTGGACGGCGGACTATCCGCCCGAGCGCTTCGTCCACTTCGTGCACGGTGTGCCGCGGATGCACCTGGACGAGGCCATGCGGATCGCCCGCTGGCAGGGCGCGGGCACGATCTTCTTCACCGACCGGGTCGCCACGAGGATGGGGCAAAAAGGAGCATTTGACTCCTTGCCCGGCTACTGGGACGAAATCGTCTCGCGGATTGGACCGGGTGTCTCGGAATGA
- the moeZ gene encoding adenylyltransferase/sulfurtransferase MoeZ, whose amino-acid sequence MSLPPLVEPAAELTVDEVRRYSRHLIIPDVGMDGQKRLKNAKVLCVGAGGLGSPALMYLAAAGVGTLGIVEFDEVDESNLQRQIIHSQADIGRSKAESARDSVKGINPYVDVVLHEERLEAENVMDIFSQYDLIVDGTDNFATRYLVNDACVLLNKPYVWGSIYRFDGQASVFWSEHGPCYRCLYPEPPPPGMVPSCAEGGVLGVLCASIGSIQVNEAIKLLAGIGEPLVGRLMIYDALEMQYRQVKVRKDPNCAVCGENPTVTELIDYEAFCGVVSEEAQEAALGSTITPKQLKEWIDDGENLDIIDVREPNEYEIVSIPGARLIPKNEFLMGNALQDLPQDKKIVLHCKTGVRSAEVLAVLKSAGFADAVHVGGGVIGWVNQIEPDKPVY is encoded by the coding sequence GTGTCGCTGCCACCCCTGGTCGAGCCGGCTGCCGAGCTCACCGTAGACGAGGTCCGCAGGTACTCCCGCCACCTGATCATCCCGGATGTCGGGATGGACGGGCAGAAGCGGCTGAAGAACGCCAAGGTGCTGTGTGTGGGCGCCGGTGGCCTCGGCTCGCCGGCTCTGATGTACCTGGCCGCGGCCGGCGTCGGCACCCTCGGCATCGTGGAGTTCGACGAGGTCGACGAGTCGAACCTGCAGCGCCAGATCATCCACAGCCAGGCGGACATCGGCCGCTCCAAGGCCGAGTCCGCGCGCGACAGCGTCAAGGGCATCAACCCGTACGTCGACGTGGTCCTTCACGAAGAGCGGCTCGAGGCCGAGAACGTGATGGACATCTTCAGCCAGTACGACCTGATCGTGGACGGCACGGACAACTTCGCCACCCGCTACCTGGTGAACGATGCCTGCGTGCTGCTGAACAAGCCGTACGTGTGGGGTTCGATCTACCGCTTCGACGGTCAGGCCTCCGTCTTCTGGTCCGAGCACGGTCCCTGCTACCGCTGCCTCTACCCGGAGCCCCCGCCGCCGGGCATGGTCCCCTCCTGCGCCGAGGGCGGCGTGCTGGGCGTGCTCTGCGCGTCCATCGGCTCCATCCAGGTCAACGAGGCCATCAAGCTGCTCGCCGGCATCGGCGAGCCGCTGGTCGGCCGACTGATGATCTACGACGCCCTGGAGATGCAGTACCGCCAGGTCAAGGTCCGCAAGGACCCGAACTGCGCGGTCTGCGGCGAGAACCCGACCGTCACCGAGCTCATCGACTACGAGGCCTTCTGCGGCGTCGTGTCCGAGGAGGCCCAGGAGGCGGCGCTCGGCTCGACGATCACTCCCAAGCAGCTCAAGGAGTGGATCGACGACGGCGAGAACCTCGACATCATCGACGTCCGTGAGCCGAACGAGTACGAGATCGTCTCCATCCCCGGCGCGCGGCTGATCCCGAAGAACGAGTTCCTGATGGGCAACGCCCTCCAGGACCTGCCGCAGGACAAGAAGATCGTCCTGCACTGCAAGACGGGTGTCCGCAGTGCGGAAGTCCTCGCGGTGCTCAAGTCCGCGGGCTTCGCGGACGCGGTGCACGTCGGCGGCGGCGTGATCGGCTGGGTCAACCAGATCGAGCCGGACAAGCCGGTCTACTAG
- a CDS encoding alpha/beta hydrolase — protein sequence MTVHGNRKVPAAVIALALAATAVLTGCDGGTGTAADGGTRAAPPPVREGDAAQGLPGALLEQRPDWQPCEGGDWTCAEIKVPLDYDAPDGETLSLALIRRPARDRDRRLGSLLFNFGGPGGSGVDGLPGFAAEYEKLNSRYDLVSFDPRGVARSSGVVCRSDREQEAAATRVDLTPDTPAEEAVYFEDAESFGAGCAARSGAVLAHVSTSDAARDMDLIRHVLGGRKLNYFGVSYGTELGGTYAHLFPGNVGRTVLDAVVDPTADAIGHARNQTTGFQRALDNYLTSRGEEPAAGSQRIVRLLERIDARPLPADDGRRLTESLALTGIAMSLYSTSLWAELTEGLAEAEQRGRGTKLLVLADMYNDRDAKGRYGTQSHSQRAISCADDRQRPTPAQAKALLPEFRRISPVFGEFLAWDAAGWCAKWPVPGERVTPEASAKGADPVLVVGTTGDPATPYEGARRMADELGEGVGVLLTNKGEGHGGYSPRNRCVTEIVDSYLLDGKVPKDGSTCG from the coding sequence ATGACGGTGCACGGGAACAGGAAGGTGCCGGCGGCGGTCATCGCGCTGGCGCTGGCGGCAACGGCCGTGCTCACGGGGTGCGACGGGGGCACGGGCACGGCGGCCGACGGGGGCACACGGGCGGCGCCCCCTCCGGTGCGCGAGGGCGACGCGGCGCAGGGCCTGCCCGGCGCGCTGCTGGAGCAGCGGCCCGACTGGCAGCCCTGCGAGGGCGGCGACTGGACCTGTGCGGAGATCAAGGTCCCGCTCGACTACGACGCTCCGGACGGCGAGACGCTGTCCCTCGCGCTGATCAGGCGCCCGGCGCGGGACCGGGACAGACGCCTGGGCTCCCTGCTCTTCAACTTCGGCGGACCCGGCGGCTCGGGCGTCGACGGCCTGCCGGGCTTCGCCGCGGAGTACGAAAAGCTCAACTCGCGCTACGACCTGGTGAGTTTCGACCCCCGCGGGGTTGCGCGCAGCTCGGGCGTGGTGTGCCGGAGCGACCGGGAGCAGGAGGCGGCGGCGACCCGCGTCGACCTCACCCCCGACACCCCCGCCGAGGAGGCGGTCTACTTCGAGGACGCCGAGAGCTTCGGGGCGGGCTGCGCCGCGCGCTCGGGCGCGGTCCTGGCGCATGTGAGCACATCGGACGCGGCCCGGGACATGGACCTCATCCGCCACGTGCTGGGCGGCCGCAAGCTCAACTACTTCGGCGTCTCGTACGGCACGGAGCTCGGCGGCACCTACGCCCACCTCTTCCCCGGGAACGTGGGGCGGACAGTGCTGGACGCCGTCGTCGACCCGACGGCCGACGCCATAGGCCACGCCCGCAATCAGACCACCGGCTTCCAGCGGGCCCTGGACAACTACCTCACGAGCAGGGGCGAGGAGCCGGCGGCGGGTTCACAGCGGATAGTCCGGCTGCTGGAGCGGATCGACGCGCGGCCGCTGCCCGCCGACGACGGCCGCCGGCTCACCGAGAGCCTCGCCCTCACCGGCATCGCCATGTCGCTCTACTCCACGAGCCTGTGGGCCGAGCTCACCGAGGGCCTCGCGGAGGCCGAGCAGCGCGGCCGCGGCACGAAGCTGCTCGTGCTCGCCGACATGTACAACGACCGTGACGCGAAAGGCCGCTACGGCACGCAGAGCCACTCCCAGCGGGCGATCTCCTGCGCCGACGACAGGCAGCGCCCGACCCCCGCGCAGGCGAAGGCGCTGCTGCCGGAGTTCCGGCGAATATCCCCCGTGTTCGGCGAGTTCCTGGCGTGGGACGCCGCGGGGTGGTGCGCGAAGTGGCCGGTGCCGGGCGAGCGGGTGACACCGGAGGCGAGTGCGAAGGGGGCGGATCCGGTCCTGGTCGTCGGCACGACGGGCGACCCGGCGACACCGTACGAGGGCGCCCGGCGCATGGCGGACGAGCTGGGCGAGGGCGTCGGCGTGCTGCTCACCAACAAGGGCGAGGGGCACGGCGGTTACAGCCCGCGGAACCGGTGCGTGACGGAGATCGTGGACAGCTATCTGCTGGACGGCAAGGTGCCCAAGGACGGCAGCACCTGCGGTTAG
- a CDS encoding alpha/beta hydrolase, which produces MPTSSPAPTDSPGPDTRDATDAPGAPGAPDVRRTAAARRAGTVLAAAAASAVLVTAGCSDSDAGGGQQKRDFAAQKLDWQPCPAPSEAEGGGPAPSPLPGGTKWECSFMEVPRDYADPEGETIELALIRGKARDQANRIGSLIFNFGGPGGSGVSTLPAAAKDYEKLRERYDLVSFDPRGVGRSQAVECADNRQLDEYYAQDSSPDDAAEEKAYVSRLRSYASGCEEHSGADLPYVGTTNAARDMDLMRQVLGDDKLHYVGFSYGTELGGVYAHLFPKKVGRAVFDAVVDPNSDSVQGSLGQAKGFQLAFDNFAADCVARGDECQLPGSTPEEIQQFVLDLLARLEKKPIPAAGDRKLTQTQATNGIAEALYSKETWPYLEQGLDEADGGNGALLLALSDAMNGRNRDGDYSNIQSANAAINCVDYKERYSLAQTKARLPEFRKASPLFGEYLGWGLMGCSEWPVPGKWEHPDVSAPGAPPILVIGNTGDPATPYAGAKAMAEELGKGVGVEMTYRGEGHGAYGSGSACVQKTVDGYLLEGRVPPAGTVCE; this is translated from the coding sequence GCCGGTACCGTGCTCGCCGCCGCGGCCGCCTCCGCGGTCCTGGTCACGGCCGGCTGCTCGGACTCCGACGCCGGCGGCGGGCAGCAGAAGCGCGACTTCGCCGCCCAGAAGCTGGACTGGCAGCCGTGCCCGGCCCCCTCGGAGGCGGAGGGCGGGGGTCCCGCGCCCTCACCGCTGCCCGGTGGCACGAAGTGGGAGTGCTCCTTCATGGAGGTCCCACGCGACTATGCCGACCCGGAGGGCGAGACGATCGAGCTGGCCCTGATCCGCGGAAAGGCCCGCGACCAGGCCAATCGCATCGGCTCTCTGATCTTCAACTTCGGCGGCCCCGGCGGCTCGGGGGTCAGCACGCTGCCCGCCGCGGCGAAGGACTACGAGAAGCTGCGCGAACGCTACGACCTCGTGAGCTTCGACCCGCGCGGCGTGGGCCGCAGCCAAGCGGTCGAGTGCGCCGACAACCGGCAGCTGGACGAGTACTACGCGCAGGACTCCTCGCCCGACGACGCCGCGGAGGAGAAGGCGTACGTAAGCCGGCTCCGCAGCTACGCCTCGGGCTGCGAGGAACACTCCGGCGCGGACCTGCCGTACGTCGGCACGACGAACGCCGCCCGGGACATGGACCTGATGCGGCAGGTGCTCGGCGACGACAAGCTCCACTACGTGGGCTTCTCGTACGGCACCGAACTCGGCGGTGTCTACGCGCACCTGTTCCCCAAGAAGGTCGGCCGAGCCGTCTTCGACGCCGTCGTCGACCCGAACAGCGACTCCGTGCAGGGTTCGCTCGGCCAGGCCAAGGGCTTCCAGCTGGCGTTCGACAATTTCGCGGCGGACTGCGTCGCGCGCGGTGACGAGTGCCAGCTGCCGGGCAGCACACCCGAGGAGATCCAGCAGTTCGTCCTCGATCTGCTCGCGCGGCTCGAGAAGAAGCCGATCCCGGCCGCGGGCGACCGCAAGCTCACCCAGACCCAGGCCACGAACGGCATCGCGGAGGCCCTCTACTCCAAGGAGACCTGGCCGTATCTGGAGCAGGGGCTCGACGAGGCCGACGGCGGCAACGGCGCACTGCTGCTCGCCCTCTCCGACGCGATGAACGGACGGAACAGGGACGGCGACTACAGCAACATCCAGTCGGCCAACGCGGCGATCAACTGCGTCGACTACAAGGAGCGGTACTCGCTGGCGCAGACGAAGGCCAGGCTCCCCGAATTCCGCAAGGCGTCGCCCCTCTTCGGCGAGTATCTCGGCTGGGGCCTGATGGGCTGCTCGGAGTGGCCGGTGCCCGGGAAGTGGGAGCACCCCGACGTCTCCGCGCCGGGAGCACCCCCGATCCTCGTCATCGGCAACACCGGTGATCCCGCCACGCCGTACGCGGGGGCCAAGGCGATGGCGGAGGAGCTGGGCAAGGGCGTCGGCGTCGAGATGACGTACCGCGGCGAGGGGCACGGGGCGTACGGCAGCGGCAGCGCCTGTGTGCAGAAGACCGTGGACGGCTACCTCCTCGAAGGCCGGGTACCGCCCGCCGGGACTGTCTGCGAGTGA